The genomic interval CCAGGATCTTGCTGATCACCTGCCGACGTTTTCTGTGGGTCCAGTCTTCGATAACGGGAAGTGAAGCGCCGAAGCCGGCCCTCCATGCAAGATGTTGCATTTGTAGCGTTTCAGGAACAGCTGACATATAGGAAGCAATTTTGGGTTTGACGTCTGCGAATGGATAAAGTTTAATGACGGACGCGAGATTTAATATGACCAAATTGTTAAGGTCTGAAAAAAGGGTTACAACAGCCGGCCCTGGCGAAGCCGGCCGGAATGCAGCCAGCGCAGGTATTAGCGCTTATGCCAGATGCATTCACCTGAATTTCCACACAGGGTAGCTGCTACCTTTTGCGAATACGCTCTTTTCCGGAGGCAGCTCCAGGAAACCATCCGCCTGCAGCAATGCAGCCAGATCGCCGGAACCATGGTAAGGCGGCGGTAGGGCTTCCAATTGCCCGTTAGCCACGGGATGCAGGCGAACAGGCAGGAAATAGGTGAGCGGTGGTGCAAAATTAATGTCTGTGCCCAGTACTGCATAGGGAACAGGCGGGGCTGCATATTGCAGGCAGGCACGCAGCCAGGGCAATACATAGCGGTAGCAACACATGAAACCAGATACGGGATTACCAGGCAGCGCAAACACTACCGGGCCGTTCTCAAACTGTCCAAACAGGAAGGGCTTACCCGGCCGCTGTTGTATTTTATGGAAGATCTGCTGCATGCCCATTTGCTCCAGCACATGTGGCAGATGATCAAATTTTCCGGCAGATACGGCCCCTGTACAGATCCAGACATCTGCATCCTTCAGCGATTCAAATAAATGCCGGATAGCAGTTTCGTTGTCATGTACGTGATAACACTCCGCATTAATACCCAGCTGCGTTAACGCGGCTGCGAGACTGTAAGAATTAGATATCCTCACCTGGTGTACATCCGGTGTTTCCGTAACAGGCACCAGCTCGTCGCCGGTGGCAATGATCGCTATCCTTGGCAGGCGGCTTACATTTACCAGGGCTTTGCCCACAGAGGCCAATACACCCACTTCAGCCGCGGTTAACAAGGTACCTGCCGGGATCACTAACTGGCCGGCCGCAGCATCCGAGCCCTGCCGGTGGATATGTTGGCCTTTGGTTACACCTGCATTGATGGTAAAACGTTTAAAACCTTCATGCTCTGTGACCGTCAGGTGTTCGTACTGTATCACGGTATCTGTCAATTCGGGCATTATGGCGCCTGTCATTACTTCGATGCAATTAGCCGTGTTAGACAACTGTTTACGGGGCATGCCTGCTGCCTGCATATCTTCCACACCAAAGACCGTCTGCCCCTTTGCATAGCTTTCATAATCTATGGCAATACCGTCCATCATTACCCGGTCATATGGAGGAAAATCCCTATCAGACAATACCGGTTCCCGCAGAATACGGCCGGTAACGGCGGTGAAGGGCAGTTGCTCTATTCCAAAATCGCGAATGGTATCCATTACAGCGGCATATGCGGTGGTTACATCTATCAGCATTCTTTTGGTTGTTTGGTGGCTTTAGTTGTAAATTTATTCCATTATGAGCAATGATTCAAGTAAACAGGGATTTTCACACCTCAATGCAGCTGATCAACCGGTAATGGTGGACGTGAGCGGGAAAGCAGAAACTACACGTGTGGCAGTAGCAGAAAGCAGGGTATTTCTACCGGAGATCGTAAGACAGCAATTCAGCGGTAAAGATATTCATACCGCAAAAGGCGCCGTATTTCAAACGGCGATACTGGCTGGCATCATGGCCGCAAAGAAGACGCCGGACCTGATACCGCTTTGTCATACCTTACTCCTCGATGGATGCCAGGTGGAAATAGAACTGGAAGGTGAAGAAGCAGTGGTGCGTTGCACTATAAAAACAACTGGTAAAACAGGAGTTGAAATGGAAGCACTCACTGGCGCAAGCGTAGCTGCATTGACCATATACGATATGTGTAAAGCATTTACACATGAGATGGTGATCAGGCAAACACGCCTGCTGAGTAAAACAGGTGGTAAACGGGATTTTTAAAAAAGGTACAATGACAGCGCCATTAAAAGGACTCATACTCTGCGGCGGCCGCAGCACACGCATGCAACAGGATAAAAGCCTGATAGCCTATCATGGCATGCCGCAGTGGCAATATCTTTATCAGTTAGTACATAACATTACACCCGATGTATATCTTTCGTGCAGGGAGGAACAAAAGCCTGCACTGAGTGATGAGGTTCCCATGATCTTTGATAGTATTGAGGGGAATGGACCATCTGTAGGGCTGCTCAGCGCACATGCCGCATTTCCGGATACCGCCTGGCTGGTACTGGCAGTAGATCTTCCCCTCATCAGTCAGCAGAGCCTTCACTATCTCGTATCGCAAAGACAGGTGTTGAAGGATGCCACATCACTGATCAGCCCTGTCAATCATTTACCGGAACCATTGATTGCAATATGGGAACCTTCAGGACTGAAAAAGCTGCTGCATAACTTTAATGAAGGAAAGAATTGTCCGCGTAAGACATTGCTGCAATCAGATATTCTGCAGATAGAAAATCCATTCTCTGCAGAACAGTTTAACGCTAATACACCGGAAGAAATGAAAGAAGCGGAAGAACAGATCAGGCATTAATGAAGATCACGAATCAGGAAATGAGCTACGGAACTTTTGTAGCATTCATGATTCGTGATCAGATATTTTTACGGGTGTGCCGCCACCCAGACTTCACCATCTTCAAAGTATTCCTTTTTCCAGATCGGCACTGTTTCCTTTAAAGTGTCAATGGCATATTCACATGCATCAAATGCAGCTGCGCGATGTGGCGCTGCAACAGCAATAACAACCACGACTTCTCCCGGTTGTTTTTCACCAACGATGTGTAAGATCGCTATCCTTTTTACACCCATTTTTTCAATGGTATGATCTGCGATCTTCTCCATCTCAAGTAATGCCATCGGCTCATAACATTCAAAAAAAAGCTTAGTCACTTTTTTATCTTTAGTAACGTTCCTTACATTTCCGGAGAACACCACTACACCGCCACAGTCAGGCCCTTCAACGAAGTCGAGCGCTTGCTGTACGGTTACATTCCTGTCTATTTTTATTAGTTTGTTCATCGTAATATCAATAAGCGAATTTAATTACTTTGAAGGAAAATATTTTTTATAGATCAGTAGAAATGATCTAATATTAGTGCCTCAAAAAACTTTGTTTGTGATGAGTCCCGTAGTAGAAAAAATCATACTACTTGCTGCTATTGCAAGTATGCTATCACCAATCATTCCGCTTTTAAAGTTTATTATCAGATCTTACAAGGAGAAGAAGCGGTGGGAGGCCTGGGTTGATCTGGTGATTAAAGACTTTCTAGCTAATCCGAAACATTATAAGAGCTGGAAGGACAAAAAGCTATAAATGCTTTCCCAAAGGACAATCGTGCGCTTTTTCTCTATCCTATCAACATTAAAGCTATCATCCATTGAGTCAGTTAACAGATCAAAATACCAGATCACAGCATGGTACTCAGACTTATGCAAATATCGTTGGTGCAGGAAGCAGCACACTAATGCTGGTAATTGCCAGGGAAATACCCGATACTTACTGGTTAAAGCCTTACCCGATAATGACAGCACCTTCTCTTTCTGTTTATCTATCTAATGTTGCAGATGAAATAAGAACATACTTTTTAGTGCGGTACAGCAGTGTTAAAAATATGAGAGACGAGAGGAAAATTATCAGAAAAATTGAAGCGTTAAAAAAATATCCGCTTGCAACTACCAAGGATATCAATCTGTTAAACAAACAGCTCATGGAGGCCAGGATGCAACGAATAAAGAAAATGATCAATTCATTAAACAACTGATCTCACCCGCCACTCACTGGCGGGATCACCGCAATTTCATCTCCGGGTTGTAACACATCCTCATCATTGGCATACACCTTATTTACCGCTATCATCAGGGAACGTAAGTGTTCCAGTTGCGGGTATTTTGTATACAACCAGGTCCTGAGTGCTGCTACCGATGTAACTCCTTCCGCCGTAATAACAGGTGCTCCTGCTATATCTTTCGCTATACCAAATAGTAAAATACGCATATCCCGTGTATGAAATTTGGATAAAGCTACGATAATGTAGTAATTTTAAAGAGAAGACATATCAAATAAACGTAAGATGAAAATCAGGATCAGGGGTAACAGCATCCGCTACAGGCTGGATAAAAAAGACATAGAAGTACTGAAAGCTGAAGGAAAAGTGGAAGAAAGCACGACCATCGGCGCGGGTAACCTTCATTTCTGCATCAAAGCTAAAGCTGGCAGCAATGCGCCTTTCATTAAACTAGAATCATCCGCTATACACCTTTCCTTCCCTAAAGAACAGGTGCAGCAATGGACAGATACAGACCAGGTGGGTTTTTCCGCCGAAATTCCCAATGCGGACGGTTCTGTGTTAAGCATTCTCATTGAGAAAGATTTCAAATGCCTGACTGAAAGAGATGAGGATGACAGTAACGCATTTGACAATCCTGCAAGTAACTGTTAATCAAATATTTAATTCATAAATAGACCTCATACAGCCTTATTTAGCTTGAAAAGTTTGGGGTAGACACTATCATTTTAGATAGATTATAAAATATGACATATTCCTGACACGCAATGCATTGCTGGCTGCTTTTTCCGCTTTCGGTAAATCTTTTTCCCGATTCGATTAAGTAAGCGGACAATACTGATCGTTCTTTGTGGAAAAATCAGTCAGTCAATGTTCGGCTATTTACAGAAGCTACAAATCAGCATTTTCCTATACCTGTTCCTGTGCATATCTGCCAACGCACAAACCAAAGTGAACATAGAAGGCACAGTAAGAGATATCAACAACGTTCCATTACCGAAAGTGAGTGTACTGCTCAATAAGGCCCAGACTGCTTTCACAGACGAAAACGGACATTATATCTTTTCAAACCTGCCTGAAGGCGTAGAATATACCATCCGCTTTACGCATACCGGTTTTGAACCTTTACAGCAGAAAGTAAAGGGCAACAGGCTGGATGTTACCTTGGTACCAGCTTCTTCCCAGCTGCAAACCGTAGAAATAACCGGACGAACTGAAAAAGGATATAAGAACACCGCTTCCTTTATCGGCACCAAAACAGCTACTCCGCTGAAAGACGTGCCTCAGTCTATCTCTTATGTTACCAAGGAACTGATGCAGGACCAGGCATCAGTAAGAATGGGAGACGTTGTTAAGAACTTCAGTGGTGTGAACCAGTTTACTTTTTATGATGATATCACTATCCGCGGTTTTCGTATCAACGGGGGTAGCACTACACAGCTGCTGAATGGTCTGCGCACCTTCACCGGTTTCTGGAAACAACCAATGGTCAATTACCTGGAAAGAGTGGAAGTGATCAAA from Chitinophaga filiformis carries:
- a CDS encoding molybdopterin molybdotransferase MoeA — protein: MLIDVTTAYAAVMDTIRDFGIEQLPFTAVTGRILREPVLSDRDFPPYDRVMMDGIAIDYESYAKGQTVFGVEDMQAAGMPRKQLSNTANCIEVMTGAIMPELTDTVIQYEHLTVTEHEGFKRFTINAGVTKGQHIHRQGSDAAAGQLVIPAGTLLTAAEVGVLASVGKALVNVSRLPRIAIIATGDELVPVTETPDVHQVRISNSYSLAAALTQLGINAECYHVHDNETAIRHLFESLKDADVWICTGAVSAGKFDHLPHVLEQMGMQQIFHKIQQRPGKPFLFGQFENGPVVFALPGNPVSGFMCCYRYVLPWLRACLQYAAPPVPYAVLGTDINFAPPLTYFLPVRLHPVANGQLEALPPPYHGSGDLAALLQADGFLELPPEKSVFAKGSSYPVWKFR
- the moaC gene encoding cyclic pyranopterin monophosphate synthase MoaC is translated as MSNDSSKQGFSHLNAADQPVMVDVSGKAETTRVAVAESRVFLPEIVRQQFSGKDIHTAKGAVFQTAILAGIMAAKKTPDLIPLCHTLLLDGCQVEIELEGEEAVVRCTIKTTGKTGVEMEALTGASVAALTIYDMCKAFTHEMVIRQTRLLSKTGGKRDF
- a CDS encoding molybdenum cofactor guanylyltransferase, giving the protein MTAPLKGLILCGGRSTRMQQDKSLIAYHGMPQWQYLYQLVHNITPDVYLSCREEQKPALSDEVPMIFDSIEGNGPSVGLLSAHAAFPDTAWLVLAVDLPLISQQSLHYLVSQRQVLKDATSLISPVNHLPEPLIAIWEPSGLKKLLHNFNEGKNCPRKTLLQSDILQIENPFSAEQFNANTPEEMKEAEEQIRH
- a CDS encoding molybdopterin synthase catalytic subunit produces the protein MNKLIKIDRNVTVQQALDFVEGPDCGGVVVFSGNVRNVTKDKKVTKLFFECYEPMALLEMEKIADHTIEKMGVKRIAILHIVGEKQPGEVVVVIAVAAPHRAAAFDACEYAIDTLKETVPIWKKEYFEDGEVWVAAHP
- a CDS encoding MoaD/ThiS family protein, with protein sequence MRILLFGIAKDIAGAPVITAEGVTSVAALRTWLYTKYPQLEHLRSLMIAVNKVYANDEDVLQPGDEIAVIPPVSGG
- a CDS encoding DUF7009 family protein; translation: MKIRIRGNSIRYRLDKKDIEVLKAEGKVEESTTIGAGNLHFCIKAKAGSNAPFIKLESSAIHLSFPKEQVQQWTDTDQVGFSAEIPNADGSVLSILIEKDFKCLTERDEDDSNAFDNPASNC